A genomic segment from Bacillaceae bacterium S4-13-56 encodes:
- the pepF gene encoding oligoendopeptidase F, with protein sequence MATKQLPSRSEIPEEKTWKLEDIFETDEKWEQEFNQMKELYPKILEFKGKLGDSAETLVQMLKTQDEISMRIGKLYTYAHMRSDQDTTNSHYQDMNNRAENLYTQIASSMSYIVPEILSLEEGKIETFVESNEELKGYQKTLNEITRQKPHVLSEEEETLLAEVSEVTSNPSQTFGMLNNADLTFPSIKDENGEEIEVTHGRYIRFLESKDRRVRKDAFQAMYDTFGKFKNTFSSTLSGTIKKDNFYARVRNYDTARQSALDANNIPEEVYDNLVEAVNERLPLLHRYVELRKKILKQDDLHFYDLYTPLVKDVEMDIPYEEAKELVTKGLEPLGEEYIHILKKGFESRWIDVEENKGKRSGAYSSGAYGTNPYILLNWQDNVNNVFTLAHELGHSLHSYYSRKNQPFRYGNYSIFVAEVASTCNEALLNHYMINNTDDEKQKIYLLNHFLEGFRGTVFRQTMFAEFEHDIHMRAQNGESLTADKLTEIYYALNEKYFGTGMVIDKEIGLEWARIPHFYYNYYVYQYATGYSAATALSSQILEEGQPAVDRYLEFLKAGSSDYPIEVLKKAGVDMTSKDPILGALDVFEKNLTEMEKLLN encoded by the coding sequence ATGGCAACAAAACAATTACCGTCACGCTCTGAAATTCCTGAGGAAAAGACATGGAAGTTAGAAGATATTTTTGAGACAGATGAAAAATGGGAGCAGGAATTTAATCAAATGAAAGAGCTTTATCCTAAAATCCTGGAGTTTAAAGGAAAGCTTGGAGACTCAGCAGAAACTCTTGTACAGATGCTTAAAACACAAGATGAAATATCCATGAGAATTGGAAAGCTCTATACATATGCCCATATGCGATCTGACCAAGATACTACGAACAGCCATTACCAGGACATGAATAATCGCGCGGAGAATCTTTACACGCAGATTGCAAGCTCCATGAGTTACATTGTTCCTGAAATTCTAAGTCTGGAAGAAGGTAAAATTGAAACCTTTGTTGAGTCTAATGAGGAACTTAAAGGGTACCAAAAGACATTAAATGAAATTACTCGTCAAAAACCACATGTTTTGAGTGAGGAAGAGGAGACTTTACTGGCTGAGGTTTCAGAAGTTACATCCAATCCGTCTCAAACCTTCGGAATGCTTAATAATGCTGATCTTACCTTTCCATCCATTAAAGATGAAAATGGAGAGGAAATTGAGGTTACACATGGACGTTATATTAGGTTCTTAGAGTCGAAGGACCGAAGAGTAAGAAAGGATGCTTTCCAGGCTATGTATGATACCTTTGGAAAGTTTAAAAACACCTTTTCTTCAACGTTAAGTGGGACTATTAAAAAGGATAATTTTTACGCGAGGGTGCGAAATTATGATACTGCAAGGCAGTCAGCCCTAGATGCAAACAATATTCCGGAGGAGGTCTATGACAATCTAGTAGAGGCTGTGAATGAAAGGCTTCCTCTCTTGCACAGATATGTAGAGCTTCGTAAAAAAATACTAAAGCAGGATGACCTACATTTTTATGATCTTTATACTCCATTAGTTAAGGATGTGGAAATGGATATTCCTTATGAAGAAGCGAAAGAGCTTGTTACAAAAGGATTAGAACCTCTGGGTGAGGAATATATCCATATTCTTAAAAAAGGCTTTGAAAGTCGCTGGATTGACGTTGAAGAGAATAAGGGGAAACGTAGTGGAGCATATTCATCTGGTGCCTATGGGACAAACCCATATATTTTGTTAAATTGGCAGGATAATGTGAATAATGTCTTTACCTTGGCTCATGAGTTAGGGCATTCCCTACACAGCTACTATTCTAGAAAAAATCAGCCATTCCGTTACGGGAACTATTCTATTTTCGTTGCTGAAGTTGCATCGACATGTAATGAGGCTTTGCTGAACCATTACATGATTAACAATACAGATGATGAAAAACAAAAGATCTACTTGTTAAATCACTTCTTAGAGGGATTTAGAGGAACTGTCTTTCGGCAAACGATGTTTGCTGAGTTTGAGCATGACATCCATATGCGTGCGCAGAATGGGGAATCCTTAACAGCTGATAAACTTACTGAGATTTATTATGCCTTAAACGAAAAGTACTTTGGTACTGGAATGGTGATTGACAAAGAAATTGGATTAGAATGGGCTAGAATTCCTCATTTCTACTATAATTATTATGTCTATCAGTATGCAACAGGCTATTCAGCTGCAACAGCATTGTCCTCACAAATTCTTGAAGAGGGACAGCCAGCCGTTGATCGATATTTAGAATTCTTAAAAGCTGGAAGCAGTGATTATCCAATTGAAGTCCTCAAAAAGGCAGGAGTGGATATGACATCGAAGGACCCAATTCTTGGGGCGCTTGATGTTTTTGAAAAGAACCTGACCGAGATGGAAAAGTTGTTAAACTAA
- a CDS encoding competence protein CoiA family protein, which yields MLQAFSQSHRLLNTAAYPRDELLKKKHESYFCPECKEEVILKVGHKNIPHFAHKKTSTCILHQGESKYHEQGKYQLYQWLQKNKIPTELEVYFPKTRQRADIIFNFKQRKWALEYQCSSLPMSVWKQRTQSYRELGILPLWILGGNRLKMVKEGVLRLDELDYHAIHLNQARQPQLIYYCSSSQRFAQFSHLYPSSASEVHGFLSYIKLENAQFTQLFKQETFPYSMLLNNWQKQKENRRLIPINENNKEIRNWKKFLYAHGISPLLIPSSIDLPVPHQWRIKIPPFLWQTYLYVSLIMMKSPGTLITLSMAKAILKSFFPMEEKILYSITNHDPFHSYLEGLCYLNILSPVQEECYMIQKIEAPPRGIEEALHRDQEFLALLLEKWQ from the coding sequence TTGCTTCAAGCTTTTTCACAATCTCATAGGTTGTTAAACACTGCTGCTTATCCCAGGGACGAACTTCTAAAGAAAAAACATGAGTCCTATTTTTGTCCTGAATGTAAAGAAGAGGTGATCCTGAAAGTAGGTCATAAAAATATTCCACATTTTGCTCATAAGAAAACATCCACATGCATTCTCCACCAAGGAGAGTCAAAGTATCACGAACAAGGGAAATATCAATTGTATCAATGGCTTCAAAAGAATAAGATTCCTACAGAGTTGGAAGTGTATTTTCCTAAAACCAGGCAAAGAGCAGATATTATTTTTAACTTTAAGCAAAGAAAATGGGCTCTTGAATATCAATGTTCCTCGCTACCCATGTCCGTTTGGAAACAAAGAACACAATCTTATAGGGAATTAGGTATCTTACCACTTTGGATTTTAGGAGGCAACCGATTAAAAATGGTAAAGGAGGGGGTACTTCGTTTAGATGAACTAGATTATCATGCAATACACTTAAATCAAGCAAGGCAACCACAGCTTATATATTATTGTTCTTCCTCTCAACGCTTTGCCCAATTTTCTCATCTCTATCCTTCTAGTGCCTCTGAAGTACATGGTTTCCTTTCTTATATAAAATTGGAAAATGCTCAATTCACTCAACTTTTTAAGCAAGAAACTTTCCCTTATTCTATGCTGCTAAACAACTGGCAAAAGCAAAAAGAAAACCGTCGTTTAATCCCTATTAACGAGAACAATAAAGAAATAAGAAATTGGAAAAAATTTCTCTATGCCCACGGAATTTCCCCTTTATTAATTCCTTCATCTATAGACCTTCCAGTCCCTCACCAATGGAGAATCAAAATTCCACCCTTTCTCTGGCAAACGTATCTTTATGTTTCCTTAATAATGATGAAGAGCCCAGGAACATTGATAACCCTTTCTATGGCTAAAGCAATTCTGAAAAGTTTTTTTCCAATGGAAGAAAAAATATTATATTCCATTACAAACCATGACCCTTTTCACTCCTACTTGGAGGGACTTTGCTACTTAAACATCCTATCTCCGGTTCAAGAGGAATGCTATATGATTCAAAAGATTGAAGCTCCTCCTCGTGGGATTGAAGAGGCCCTTCATCGCGATCAAGAATTTCTCGCTCTGTTGTTAGAAAAATGGCAATAG